Within Pirellulales bacterium, the genomic segment ACGCCCATCAAGTTCGGCGGCCGCGTCGTCACCGATGCCGTGGTGCTCGACGTGCACTTGGACGTCGAAACCCGCGACGGCCGCCGGGCCCGCGGCACGGGATCAATGTCGCTGGGCAATGCCTGGGCGTGGCCCAGCGCAAAAGTCAGCGGCGAGGAGACGCTGCGCGCCGTCCAGCGCATGGCCGACTTGCTGCTGGCCGACGCGCAGACTTACAGCGACTTTGGTCATCCGCTGGAAATCACGCGCGACCTGGCCGCCGGGCATGCTCGCATTGCCGAGCAGGTGCGGCGCGAGCTATCGCTCGCCGAGCCGATGCCGCGGTTGCCGCAGCTCCTGGCCGCCAGCCCCCTCGAGGCAGCGATTCACGACGCCTTCGGCAAGGCGCTGGGCCAGAATTCCTACAACGTGCTGGGGCCGGAATTTGCCAATCGCGACCTGGCCGCTTATCTGACGCCCGCTTTCCAGGGCGAATACCTGGATCGTTATACGCTCCGCGCACCCAAGCCGCGGATGCCCCTTTATCATCTGGTCGGCGCACTGGATCCCTTGACCGACGCCGACGTCGTGCAGCGAATCAACGACGGATTGCCCGAGACGCTGCCGGAATGGATCGCGCACAACGGCTTGACGCATCTGAAGTTGAAGCTGGCCGGCGACGATCTGGCCTGGGATGTCGACCGGGTGGTGGCCATCGAGCGCGTGGCCTCGGCGGCGCAAGAAGCCCGCGGCTGCCGGGAGTGGAAGTATTCGCTCGATTTCAACGAGCGCTGCGCCAATGTCGATTACGTCCTCGATTTTCTGGCGAAGGTAGGTGAACGCTCGCCGAAAGCGCTCGACCGCGTGCAGTACATCGAGCAGCCTACGCATCGCGATCTGAAAGCGCACCCACACAATCGGATGCACGCCGCAGCGAAGATCAAGCCGGTGGTGATCGACGAATCGCTGGTGGATCTGGAGAGCCTGCTTTTATGCCGCGAGTTGGGTTATTCCGGCGTGGCGCTGAAAGCCTGCAAAGGTCACAGCGAAGCGCTACTGATGGGCGCGGCCGCGCAAAAGTTCGGCATGTTCCTGTGCGTGCAGGATCTCACCTGTCCGGGCCGATCGTTTCTGCACTCGGCCACCCTGTCGGCGCGTATTCCCACGATCGCGGCGATCGAAGGGAACTCCCGTCAGTACTGCCCGGCCGGCAATCGCGGCTGGGAAGATCGTTTTCCCGGCATGTTTCGCGTGACCGACGGCACGCTTGAAACGTCGGTCCTCGCCGGCCCCGGCTTGGGATACTAGGCGCCGCAATCCGCGGTTAGCCCGCGCTGATTATTTGCCCAACGCGGGGGCATTTTGTTGCCCGATCGCTGAGCAAGATCAACCTGCGTCGCGGGCGCCGGCAGCATAGTCTTTGTGCATGAAAAGTCCTAGCTTACGCCGCCGTAATGAGTTACGTCTTCACTGGCGGTTCGCGCACAAACAAACGGCACAACGCTTGCATTACCCCGCCATCGCCCATCCACACTGGACTCCATGGCGGGATGTCCACAGGCGGTTTGGCGGGGCGAACGGACTCTAACAATCAGCTTTTGGCCGCCTGTGTAAAGGAATCCTCTTCCATGAAATCGTCTGGGGTGTTGGTCGGCGAGTTGAACGACAGGGACCTGGAACGACGGATCGTCACGTCTCTCGCGACTCGGCAAATGCCAGGGCTGCGTCAGTTGCAAGTGGACGCCAACAACGGCACTGTCACACTTCGCGGCCGGGTGCGTAGCTTTTACGAGAAACAACTTTGCCAGAACGTTTGTCGCCATGTGGCGGGCGTCGTGCAGTTTGTCGACGCTGTGGTGGTGGCCTGAGCACGATTTTCAGCATCTTGTTCGTTGGACCGGTAGCGGCGTGTGAACTCACACTCTTGTGCGTCGGGGGGTCATCAAATGTCCGAACCTAAAAGCAACGAAAACGTGTCGCCCGCCTACATTCTGGCAGGACTGCTGGCCGCGGCTGCCGTGGCCATCATGTTGTAGGGCGAAGAGTTAGTGACCGCGCTGCGGTCGAGATCGGCGCTGCCGTCGGGCGATGCCGACGTAGCGAAAAAACGCGATTTCAACAGAACATTGGCGCCCGAAGCCGCTGGATTCAGACCCTGAGTCCCCCTTCGCCCCCCCTCATAGCGGCTTCGGGCGTCTCTTTTTCTCGTAGCGGCTTGTTGGCCGCTGTTTCTCCGCGATACCTCTGTCGCTGGCGGCATCCGTGCCCCCGGGTAGACTTGATTAAAGGGCACGTCCGAGCGTTGTCGCCGAACGGCGCAAAGCGGAGGCGACGGCGCCCAAATCCCAGAGGCGCATTTCACTCTGAACGACCATTCTGGCCAAACGACTATCCAGGGCTCGTCGTGGATTCGCTTTCCAGAACCTCGTCGCTAACCGCTTTCGTGGCCGCGGTGCTCGGCTTTCTGGCCATTGATACGTCGAGCGTCCGCGCCGACGTCGTGGTGCTCTCGAATCGGTCGACGGCGGCCGTGAAATTCGCGGCCGCCTGCGGCAGCGCCAAAGGGCAGGCGTACCAACTGGCGGCGGGCGATCTGCTGACATTGCGTTGTCGCCCGGCCGATCGGATTCGACTGGCGTACATGAGCGCGGGAGCCCGTCACGATTTTCAGCTGGCGCCCAACTCGATTTATTTCTTCCATAGGGCGCGGGAGGGGGAGAAGCTCGAACTCGAGCAGATTGCCCTTGGCGAACCGGGCGACGTCGTCGAGGCCGCCGGCGCCAAGACGCCGCCCACCCCGCGCAAGAACGCCGCCCCTCCCGCGGCCGAGCCGCCGCCACCAGCCAAGGTGAAAATCAAGATCCTCGTCGATGATGATGAAAAGGCCGTGCGCGCGGCTTGGGAGGAACGTCTGCGCAAGCGGATCGGCGACGCTTCGAAGATTTTCGAAAAATATGCCGGCGTCAAATTCGAGGTCGTCGCCTGCGACACTTGGGTGACGGACAATAAAGTGCAGGACTTCGAAGCGCAGTTGCGCGGATTCGAAGCCAACGTCGATCCCGCGCCCGCTGATATTGCCATCGGCTTCGCCAGCCAGTACACGCTGGTCACCGGCCGCACGCATCTCGGCGGCACGCGAGGGCCGTTGGCACGGCACATCATGCTGCGCGAGTGGTCGAAACACGTCTCCGAGCCCGAACGATTGGAACTGCTGGTCCACGAGTTGGGACATCATTTTGGAGCAGCGCACAGTCCCGAGCCGACCTCCGTCATGCGTCCCATCCTCGGTGACCGCAAATCGGTGGCCAAGCGCTTCCTGATCGTATTCGATCCGATCAATGCCCTGGCGATGAACCTGGTTGCCGAGGAGCTGCGCGACCATCACATCGAACGGTTCTATCAGGTCAGCCCGCGAACGCGCGACGCGTTGGTCTCGATTTACCTGACCTTGGGCAAGGCCTTCCCGGAAGACACTGCCGCCCGCACTTACCTGGCGACGCTGGGTGAAGATCCGCCCCTTGCTGCGAGTGCGGCCCACACCCCGGCCAAGACGTTTGTCGAGGGCGCTCAGCGCGTACGCGATGCGATCGTCAACGTGGCCGATCGCAATCGCCGGCTGTCGCGCACGTCGACCGACGGCAGCCAGGCACGGGCTACAGGTGACGCACTCACGGAAAAGTATGTCCGCACCGCCGCCTACGCCGCCATGCAATTACCGGTTGCCCAGCGGCCGAAAGCCTTCACGCTGGGATTGGCCGTAGCGCTTGGTGATACCGACATGTTCATGTCGAACAGTCTGACGCGGGATCTGCTGGCCAGCTTGGAAAACGGCCAACAGCGTGAGCGACGCCTGGACGTGATCGGCGCGCCGACCTTGTTGGGACGCAACGATCTGGCGCGGCATTACTTCTTCTCCGCCGCGATGGCGGCGTTATCGAGCGCGTCGATCGCCGAATCGGCGGGACTGTTGAAAGAGATGCGCGATGTTCAGGGGCAAAGCGGCTTCAGCTTTGCCGATATCGCGGCGGACCTGGCAGGCATCGCCCTGGCCGAATTCATCAAGACATCGGACGAAAAGCTGCCCGAGGTGGCGCGCGATTTTTCCTTCGCCAGGTACATGCCGCCGATCGACGGCCTGCGCGATGGGATGACCCAGGAGGAGTTCGTCGCCGAGTACGGCTCGACGTCGGACCCGCGCTTCAAGGAAGCGATGGAAGAAGTACGCCGCCGGGTCAAAGAGCTGCCGATCCATTCTGCGAAGGCCGCCAATTCCCAGCCTGCGGCCCAAGCGAATGGCCGGCGCTAAGTTATCAAATGTCCGAAATGCGCGGGTGCCACTGGTGGCTCGCCCACCAGTGCGGACGCGAGCGCTGAAAACGAGAGTCGGTCGCTAGCCGACCTGCCCGTACACGATCTTGCCATCAAGGATGGTCGCGCGCATCTGCAGCCCGTTGTTGCTTCCGGCCCTCGGACCGCTGGTTGTCGCCGGTCGATCCTTACCCGCCTTCGCCACCAAATCTTCCGGGAGGTCGAACAGTACCAGATCCGCCGCCGCGCCTGGCCTTAATTCAGGCATCGATAGTCCGAGAAGTTCGCTCGGCGTACGCGACGCCATGTCCACGGCCGTCTTCAGTTCGACACCGGCGAACCGTATGACATTCGCCACGCCGACACCAATCGGCAGGCTGGCACCGGCCAGCAGTTGATCCTGGCCGGCGATCACGAGCCGGCCGTCGGGCAGGATTTCCAACTCGCAGCCGCTACTTGTGTAGCGCCCGACCGGCAGGCCCGCCAGGCCCGATACGTCGCTGACGAGCAGGCAGCGCGCCGGCGACTTTGCGCGCACGAAAGTCTTCACAACCTCGGGGGGCAGATGATGGCCGTCGACGATCAGGCTGGCGAACAACCGATCTTCGGCCAATTGATCCCAAATGTAATTCGGGTGCCGCCGCAGCATGCGATGGGCCCCGTTTCCCAGGTGCGTGCTCAAGCGGGCGCCGGCGTCGACGGCCGCGCGAATCTGTGCGCCGCTCGCGCCCGTGTGACCGATCGAAACGACCACTCCCGCGGCCACCACTTGCGCAATGAACCGCGGCGCTTCATCGAACTCGGGTGACATCGTGAGCAGACGCACGCGTCCGCCCGCAGCTTCCTGCCAGGCCTGAAATTCCGCGAAGTCGGGGCGCCGGCAATGTTCGGCCGGGTGCGCGCCGCGCGGCCCGTCCTCGGTCGAAAAATACGGCCCTTCCAGATGGATGCCCGCCACGGCTCGAGCAACGTCGGGCCAGCGCTCGCAGGCGGCAGCGATTGCCGCCACGCCGTGCCGCATGACGGCAAAGCTTTGTGTCGTGAGCGTCGGACAAACGCGCGTCACGCCAAACGCGAAATGCCGCCGCACGATTTCCGTCACGCGCTCGGGCGACAAATCCAGCGAGCTGAACTCCTGCCCGCCGTAGCCGTTGATTTGAATGTCGACGAGCCCCGGCGCGAGCCAGGGCACCGTTCGCGCCTCGGCGGCCGAGCTCGACGTGATGGTCGTAAGGCCCGCGATCCGCCCCTGGGCGATCGCGACGCGCGCCAGCTCACCGGTATCAAAACGGCGGGCCTGGAAAGAGAACGCGTCGGACATGGCGGCTCGGTGGCAATAGGTAAATGTCGCAATTAATTGGGACGACGCCGGACTTTTCGTGACCTGTCGAAAGCGCGCTGAAGGAATGTCGTTCCGCGTTAGCTACTCGGGCACGTTCATCGTTGCATCCTTTAGAGCAACGAAAAGCTCCTCGTCGTAGAGTTCTGATCCATCTACGGTTTTTGCGTCTAGGCGTTTACGTGCTTCCGCTACCGCCAAATGAATGGCGATGCGCTGACGAAGAAACGTCGCGAGGAGGTGATTAGTCAGTTCCTGGATTGGGACTGTCCAGTTCGCTCGCACACGTTGAATCAGCCCGGAATCGAACCCAGGATCCTGCCATGGACCATGAATGTCGGCCGCGCTCTTACGATTGGGAGGCACGAATTGTGGTATGTCGCTCATATCACAATTATGCAATGCCCAGGGTCCGTCGGAAATGAACCTTCCCTACGCCAGAGCCTGTTCCAGGTCGGCGATCAGGTCCTTCACGTCCTCGACGCCGACCGACAGCCGGACCAGGCCGTCGTCGATGCCCAACGCCGCGCGCTTGTCGGCCGGAATCGTGGCGTGCGTCATCAGGGCCGGGTGCTCGATCAGGCTTTCGACCCCTCCCAGGCTCTCGGCCAGCGTGAAAATCTGGCAGCGTTCCAGCATCCGCCGGGCACGCGGCACACCGCCGGCCACCACGGCCGAGATCATGCCGCCAAAGCCGTGCATCTGTCGTTGGGCCAGTCCGTGTTGCGGATGCGTGGGCAAGCCCGGGTAGTGAACCAGCTTCACATCAGAGCGCGCGGCCAGCCACTCGGCGATCATCTGCGCGTTGGCGCAATGCCGCTCCATGCGCAGGGCCAGTGTTTTCAATCCTCGCAGCGCGAGAAAACTGTCAAACGGCCCGGCAATGGCGCCGACTGCATTTTGCAGAAACGCCAGGCGCTCGGCCAACGCCGCATTTTCTCCGACGATCGCCGCTCCACCGATCACGTCCGAATGGCCGTTGAGGTATTTCGTTACCGAGTGTACGACGATATCAAAGCCCATCGCCAGAGGTCGCTGCACGTAGGGAGTAGCGAACGTGTTATCGGCCACGCTGATGATATTCCGCTCGCGCGCCAACGCCGCCACGGCCCTCAGATCCGTCAGCTTCAACAGCGGATTCGACGGGCTTTCGATCCAGATCATCCGCGTGTTGGGGCGGATCGCGGCGCGAAAGCTTTCCAGCTTCGTCGGGTCGACGAAGCTGAAGTCGAGGTTCGCCGATTTTTTCCGCACGCGCTCGAACAGGCGAAACGTTCCACCGTAAATGTCGTCGCACACCAGGACGTGCGATCCGTGGTCCAGCAGTTCGAGCACCGTGGCAATCGCCGCCAGGCCCGAGGCGAATGCAAACGCCTGCCGGCCGTCTTCCAGATCGGCCAGGCAGCGCTCGAAGGCAAATCGCGTGGGATTATGGCTGCGCCCGTAATCGAACCCCTTGTGTACGCCCGGCGATTGTTGCGCGTAGGTGCTTGTGGCGTAGATCGGCGTCATCACGGCGCCGGTCGTGGGATCGGGCGATTGTCCGGCGTGGATCGTGCGCGTGGCGAAGGCGGCGCGCGCGACGGGCGGTTCCGGCTTCTCTTCCGGATAGGGAGCGACGCCCGCCCGATTCCAAACCGTGACCGGCCAGGTCGCTACGCTCGAAAAAAAATCGCTGACGGTGCTCATGAATCAGTCCTGTTGGCAGTCCTGGGTATAGTTTTAGGCGCGTGCTACGCCGCCCGGCGTTCGCGACGAAGGTAGTTCAGCAAGTCGACGCGCGTGATCAAGCCGTGGAATTCGCCGTTGTCGGCGACGATGGCTACCTTGCCGGCGTGCAGAATCGCCAGCAGGTCATGCACGTTGGCATGGCTCGAGACGGTTTCGAGCCGCGTCGTCATCCGCGCGCGGCAAGGATGGCGAAAGGCATCCACGTCGGTCGACGCCGCCAAGAGCAAGTCCGATTCGTCGAGAATGCCGACGATCCGCTTCTCGTCGATGACGGGCAATTGCGAAATGTCGTACATCCGCATGCGTTGATAGGCGATCGCCAGCGGCTCATCGGGCGAAACGCTCACCACGGCACCGTCAGCAAACCGTCGCGAGATCACGTCGCGCAGGTCGCCAAGCGGTTGCGATTTGGCAAAGCCGTGATCGGCCATCCAGTAGTCATTGAACATTTTCGACAGGTACTTGTTGCCCGAGTCGCATACGAACGTCACGACACGCTTGGGCTTAGTCTGCGCGCGACAGTATCGAATGGCCGCGGCCACGAGCGTGCCCGAACTGGAGCCGGCCAGGATCCCCTCTTTGCGCAACAGATCGCGCGCCGTGGTCAGGCTCTCGGTGTCGGTAATCGTAAACGCGCTGCGCACGCGCGAAAGATCGACGATCGGCGGAATGAAGTCCTCGCCGATCCCCTCGACGACCCACGAGCCTGCTTCGCCGATGAAGCCGGTGCGAATGAATTCGGCCAGCACCGAACCGGCCGGGTCGGCCAGCACCATTTCGACGTGCGGTGCATGTTCGGCAAAGAACCGGCTCAAGCCCGTGATCGTGCCGCC encodes:
- a CDS encoding pyridoxal-phosphate dependent enzyme, yielding MSTILAPVDVLSLIGNTPLVELRTFDVGCCQLSVKLESHNPGGSIKDRIGRSMIEAAERDGKIGPGSTLVEATAGNTGLGLALVAARKGYRLVLVIPDKMSREKVFHLRALGAEVVMTRSDVGRGHPQYYQDLAERITHETPGAFYINQFNNPANPLAHETTTGPEIWEQTGHDLDAVVCGVGSGGTITGLSRFFAEHAPHVEMVLADPAGSVLAEFIRTGFIGEAGSWVVEGIGEDFIPPIVDLSRVRSAFTITDTESLTTARDLLRKEGILAGSSSGTLVAAAIRYCRAQTKPKRVVTFVCDSGNKYLSKMFNDYWMADHGFAKSQPLGDLRDVISRRFADGAVVSVSPDEPLAIAYQRMRMYDISQLPVIDEKRIVGILDESDLLLAASTDVDAFRHPCRARMTTRLETVSSHANVHDLLAILHAGKVAIVADNGEFHGLITRVDLLNYLRRERRAA
- a CDS encoding BON domain-containing protein, which produces MKSSGVLVGELNDRDLERRIVTSLATRQMPGLRQLQVDANNGTVTLRGRVRSFYEKQLCQNVCRHVAGVVQFVDAVVVA
- a CDS encoding mandelate racemase/muconate lactonizing enzyme family protein; this encodes MAKPTDIRLRELSSSTERFAYRTPIKFGGRVVTDAVVLDVHLDVETRDGRRARGTGSMSLGNAWAWPSAKVSGEETLRAVQRMADLLLADAQTYSDFGHPLEITRDLAAGHARIAEQVRRELSLAEPMPRLPQLLAASPLEAAIHDAFGKALGQNSYNVLGPEFANRDLAAYLTPAFQGEYLDRYTLRAPKPRMPLYHLVGALDPLTDADVVQRINDGLPETLPEWIAHNGLTHLKLKLAGDDLAWDVDRVVAIERVASAAQEARGCREWKYSLDFNERCANVDYVLDFLAKVGERSPKALDRVQYIEQPTHRDLKAHPHNRMHAAAKIKPVVIDESLVDLESLLLCRELGYSGVALKACKGHSEALLMGAAAQKFGMFLCVQDLTCPGRSFLHSATLSARIPTIAAIEGNSRQYCPAGNRGWEDRFPGMFRVTDGTLETSVLAGPGLGY
- a CDS encoding M12 family metallo-peptidase codes for the protein MDSLSRTSSLTAFVAAVLGFLAIDTSSVRADVVVLSNRSTAAVKFAAACGSAKGQAYQLAAGDLLTLRCRPADRIRLAYMSAGARHDFQLAPNSIYFFHRAREGEKLELEQIALGEPGDVVEAAGAKTPPTPRKNAAPPAAEPPPPAKVKIKILVDDDEKAVRAAWEERLRKRIGDASKIFEKYAGVKFEVVACDTWVTDNKVQDFEAQLRGFEANVDPAPADIAIGFASQYTLVTGRTHLGGTRGPLARHIMLREWSKHVSEPERLELLVHELGHHFGAAHSPEPTSVMRPILGDRKSVAKRFLIVFDPINALAMNLVAEELRDHHIERFYQVSPRTRDALVSIYLTLGKAFPEDTAARTYLATLGEDPPLAASAAHTPAKTFVEGAQRVRDAIVNVADRNRRLSRTSTDGSQARATGDALTEKYVRTAAYAAMQLPVAQRPKAFTLGLAVALGDTDMFMSNSLTRDLLASLENGQQRERRLDVIGAPTLLGRNDLARHYFFSAAMAALSSASIAESAGLLKEMRDVQGQSGFSFADIAADLAGIALAEFIKTSDEKLPEVARDFSFARYMPPIDGLRDGMTQEEFVAEYGSTSDPRFKEAMEEVRRRVKELPIHSAKAANSQPAAQANGRR
- a CDS encoding amidohydrolase family protein; translation: MSDAFSFQARRFDTGELARVAIAQGRIAGLTTITSSSAAEARTVPWLAPGLVDIQINGYGGQEFSSLDLSPERVTEIVRRHFAFGVTRVCPTLTTQSFAVMRHGVAAIAAACERWPDVARAVAGIHLEGPYFSTEDGPRGAHPAEHCRRPDFAEFQAWQEAAGGRVRLLTMSPEFDEAPRFIAQVVAAGVVVSIGHTGASGAQIRAAVDAGARLSTHLGNGAHRMLRRHPNYIWDQLAEDRLFASLIVDGHHLPPEVVKTFVRAKSPARCLLVSDVSGLAGLPVGRYTSSGCELEILPDGRLVIAGQDQLLAGASLPIGVGVANVIRFAGVELKTAVDMASRTPSELLGLSMPELRPGAAADLVLFDLPEDLVAKAGKDRPATTSGPRAGSNNGLQMRATILDGKIVYGQVG
- a CDS encoding cystathionine gamma-synthase, giving the protein MSTVSDFFSSVATWPVTVWNRAGVAPYPEEKPEPPVARAAFATRTIHAGQSPDPTTGAVMTPIYATSTYAQQSPGVHKGFDYGRSHNPTRFAFERCLADLEDGRQAFAFASGLAAIATVLELLDHGSHVLVCDDIYGGTFRLFERVRKKSANLDFSFVDPTKLESFRAAIRPNTRMIWIESPSNPLLKLTDLRAVAALARERNIISVADNTFATPYVQRPLAMGFDIVVHSVTKYLNGHSDVIGGAAIVGENAALAERLAFLQNAVGAIAGPFDSFLALRGLKTLALRMERHCANAQMIAEWLAARSDVKLVHYPGLPTHPQHGLAQRQMHGFGGMISAVVAGGVPRARRMLERCQIFTLAESLGGVESLIEHPALMTHATIPADKRAALGIDDGLVRLSVGVEDVKDLIADLEQALA